DNA sequence from the Paenibacillus physcomitrellae genome:
AGCCGGATCTTGTGCTCCTTGACATTAATATGCCCCGGATGAACGGACTGGATTTTGCCGCGAAAATCAAAGAATGGAAACCCGGGGTCAAGATCGCGATCATTACCGGCTACGATTATTATGATTATGCGGTAGCCGCGCTGAAATTGGGCGTCGATGATTACGTGCTTAAGCCGGTTTCGCGTGGCGATGTTTTTGAAGTATTAGGTAAATTGGTGCAGAAATTCAAGGATGAAGTCCAGCAGGCAGAAGTTCTGGCTCTTCTGAAGGAACTCCAATCTAACGGCGGCCAGCAGGAAGAAGCAGAACCGGCCGGCGAGAAGAAGCTGATAGCACAAGCAATAGGGGAGCATTTAGCCAACCCGGAGTTTTCATTAACGATGCTCTCGGAACAGATCGGGTACAGCCCGGGGTATATGAGCACGCTGTTTAAAAGACTTTATAATGTATCTTTTCAGGATTATATTGCCCATGAGAGGCTGGAGCGCGCCAAGCTCCAGCTTCTGACATCAAACAAAAAAATTTACGAAATCTCCGAAGAGGTTGGCTTTGACAATCCCAACTATTTCAGCTCCTCGTTTAAGAAGAAGTTTGGCATGTCGCCGCTTCAATATCGCGAAAGGATTAAAGAAGGATGAAGCTCTTTGTGCGCTCGCTTCAATTTCGTATCTCCTGGATTTATATCCTGATCAGCATTCTCGGCATAGGGGTTACCGGGGCAGTGCTGTATGCGGGCATTTCTCGCGTTGTGCTGCAGGAATCGGTAGATTCCAGCCAAATGGCCATTTCTAAAGGCGGGACCTATATCGTCATGTATCTCGACCGCCTGGAAGTGCTTGCCAAGACGCTGGCTGATAGCCCGCAGACCAAACGGACACTGGCTTCCAAGGACAAAACCGGGGAGCATGATGTGCTGACTTCCATTGAAAATGTAAGGGAAACCGATCCTTTTATCAAATCGGTTATTGTCATCGGCAAAGATGGTTATGTGCTTTCTAACGAAAAAAGTTTGAATATGACGCGATCTTCCAATATGATGAAAGAACCATGGTATGCAGCAGCCGTTCAAAGCAGGGTGCCTGCTTTGACTTCCGCACGGATGCAGAATTTTTCGATGAACAAAACGGATTGGGTGATCTCTATGAGCCAGGAAATCCGTGACGACTCAGGCCGAAACCTGGGCGTTGTTCTATTGGATGTTGAATATAAAGGGTTTGAGGATTATCTGAACAAGCTGAATCTTGGAAGCGAAGGTTATGTCTATATTCTCAACGATCAAAATGAAGTTGTTTATAACAAGGATGTTTCCTACTATACAGACCCCGCCAAGAGGCAGCAGTTAATTGCCTTGAAGGAGGGGCCGCAGGGCTACGATAAAGAACAAAACAGGCTGGTTTATCAAACCAGACTGGAAGGAACAGACTGGACTTTGGTAGGCGTGAGCTCCTTGGACGGACTTCGGCAAGTCCGAATCCAGCTGCAGCGGACTTTTCTAACGGTAGCTGCTGCTTTGCTGGTCTTAATTCTCCTTACGTCCCCATGGATTGCCAAGGGAATTACTCGTCCTGTCCGGAGGCTGGAGTCTGCCATGCAGCAGGTGCAGGGCGGCCTTTTGACGATCAGTGTCCCTGAAACGGGGGTCACGGAAGTGCAGGGGCTGGCCCGCCATTTTAATGTGATGGTTCAGGAAATCAGGCAGCTGCTCAAAGATAAGGAAGCCAAAGAGCAGGCTTTGCGGCTGCATGAGCTGAGCGTCCTGCACAGTCAAATCAATCCGCATTTTCTTTATAATACGCTGGACACGATCGTTTGGATGGCTGAATTTCAGGACACGGACAGGGTCATCGCTACAACTAAAGCCTTGGCGGAATTTTTTCAATTGTCCTTGAGCGGGGGCAGTGAATTTACCACCATTGAGAAAGAGTTGGCCCATGTATCGCAGTACCTGTTCATTCAGAAGGAACGATACGGAGACAAGCTTTCGTATGATATCAGCAGTGATTCGTCGGTGAAAGAAATCACAATCCCTAAAATTATTCTTCAGCCTTTAGCAGAAAATGCGTTATATCATGGGATCAGGGAAATGAGCGGCCCTGGTAAGATAGAAATCCGGTGCGGAAAGACGGAAGATGGCAGAATCGAGTTCATCGTCAAAGACGACGGGGCAGGATTCGATCCAGCCCGGCTTGGACAGATTTCAGGTAGTTCCAGGCTGGGCGGCGTGGGCATCCGAAATGTAGATGAACGCTTGAAGCTTTATTATGGTCCCCATTATGGTATTGAATTGCATTCCTCTTCGGGGAAGGGGACAGAAGTCATCATTAGTATTCCAGATCCGCAAAATACGAAAGGAGAACAAGAGAAATGAGCGTGAAATCGATTTCCACAACTTTAGAAAGTCCTTCTGCTTCAAGCCGTGTCAAGCTTCCTTTCTGGAGTCTTCCTCGTAAAATACTATTGATTCTTTTAATCATGTTTATTGTAATGGTCACTGTCTTGAGCACAGCGGTCCACCGGCAGGACCGGTCGCTGATTATGGATGAAAGTCTGGAACGAGCTGAAACGGTTATCCGTACTCTGGATGCGTTAATCAGTGACAGCAGCCAGTCTGCTATGCTTCAGCCTTACATTCTGGAACAGCTTAGAATGCAGCCTGACATTGAATCCATGTTAATTTATGAAGCTTCGGAAGACGGTAAAGTTATTGCTGCCAAAGAGCAATCCATGCTGGGCACCCCAATCCCGCCGGAGGTTCTGAATGCGGCGAAAGCAGATGAGCAGATTCAAAACTTTAAATCAAAAGAATTGGAACTAATTGCCCCGATACATATTGGCGAAACGTCGGCGTATGTCATCCAGGTTCTCTTTTCTTTAGAAAAAGAGTTTAAATCCGCTAATGACCTATTAGCGGACACCATTTTAATAGGTGTAGTCGTTCTCGTTATTTTCGGCATCCTTCTCTTTTTCCTTGTTAAGTGGCTTGTATCCAAACCGATTCGACAGGTTATGGGCGTGGCCCATGAAATTTCTGAAGGAAATCTGCTGGCTGACATACCGGCAAACCACAGGAAAGACGAAATCGGCATGCTGTTCCAATCCTTTACGAAGATGACAGACAGTCTCCGCTATTTGATCGGTAACGTCCGATTCGGAACTGCTCAGGTCAGCCTGGCGGTGAATCGCCTGGTCGAGAGTGCAGAAACAACCGAAACGGCTGCGCTTGAAATCTCTACGAATGTCAAGGAGCTTTCTGCAGGCAGCGATATGCAGCTTGGTCTAGCTCAGGATAATGCTGAAGCTATGGAAGAAATGGCATCCGGCGTCCTGCGGATCGCCGACTCCTCGCTTCGTGTGGCTGACACCAGCCAAGAGACGAGCCAGCTGGCCAATAAAGGGGACGAGTCGCTGCAGCAAAATGTGGAGCAGATGAAGCGGATTGAACAAACCGTTCAAATGCTGAACAACGCCCTTCACTCCCTGACAGGCAAAACGGAAAAAATCGAAGAAATGGTGAAATTGATTAACGAAATTTCGGCGCAAACCAATTTGCTGGCGTTAAATGCGGCCATTGAAGCTGCCAGAGCAGGTGATGCTGGCCGGGGATTCGGGGTCGTAGCCGATGAAATTCGCAAGCTGGCTGAACAAACCGAAAATTCCACGCATGAGATTTCCGAGCTTGTTCAATCCATCCGTGACGATTCCGTATCTTCTCTGACCTCGATGGAAGCTGTAAACAGCGAGGTAGTGGACGGAATCCGGCAGACGGAAGAAGCCGGTGTTATTTTCAAACATATTTTAGGGAAAATTGAAGAGGTCACCGCACATATTCAGGAGGTTTCTTCAGCGTCCCAGCAGATTTCTGCGGGAACCGAAGAGACGGCTGCTGCGATCTCCGAAACCTCCAGAATTGCCCGCGCAGCTTCCGAGAAAGCTCATGTTTCCTCGGACAATGTAACAGAGCAGCTGAATCAAATCAATGAAATCAAGAAATTGTCCGATCAAGTTAAACTGCTTATGAGTAATCTGCGCGAAACAGAGTCTGCATTTAAAATTTAATCTAAAATTAAAATTTGCAGCGGCTCAGGCGGCCTGCGGAAACCCGAAATGTTCGGGGATTCCGCAGGTCTTTTTTTATATCGTTATTAGGTTTCCGAGATCTGGTTAAAAATAAAGAAGGATGAGAATCTTAACTCATTAGGTTGAATCCAAATGCATTTGGCGTTTCGCGGCTGGAAGGAGGCGGAAGACTTGAAGGAGCGTTGGTGGAAGGAAAGTGTTGTGTATCAAATTTATCCGGTCAGCTTCCGGGATACCAACGGGGACGGCATAGGTGATCTGCGCGGCATTACGTCCAAATTGGACTATTTGAAAGATCTCGGCGTGGATGTAATCTGGGTATGCCCGATTTATAAATCGCCCAACCATGATAATGGCTATGATATAAGCGATTACTGCGACATTATGAAAGAGTTTGGCACCATGGAGGACTTCGACCGGATGCTGCGAGAAATTCATGCGCGCGGCATGAAACTTATGATGGACCTGGTTCTGAACCATACCTCTGATGAACATCCCTGGTTTCTGGAATCGGCTTTGTCCAAGGACAATCCCAAACGGGATTATTATATTTGGCGCAAAGGGAAGAACGACGGTCCCCCAAACAACTGGGAATCGTATTTCAGCGGATCGGTCTGGGAATACGACGCGAAAACGGACGAATATTATCTGCATCTGTATTCTAAACACCAGCCGGACCTGAACTGGGAGAATGAGACGGTCATCGACGAGCTGCACAACATGGTGCATTGGTGGCTGAAAAAAGGGGTGGACGGCTTCCGGTTTGACGCTATTGCCCATATCGTCAAAGCGCAAGGCTTTCCAGATGCCTCTAATCCATACAATACCAAAACGGTGCGGGCCTACGAGCTTTTCTCCAATCTGGAGAAAGTACACACACTGCTGCAGAACCTGAATGATAAGGTGCTCTATTTCTACGATATTATGACGGTTGGCGAAACCTCGGGTCTTGGACCGGAGCAGGCGCTCGATTACGTGGGGGATACCAGGCGGGAGCTCAATATGGTTTTTCAGTTTGAACATATGTTTCTGGACGCCATGTCGGCCGGGAGCGGGAAATGGGATTATAAACCCTGGAACCTGCTCGACTTGAAGAAAGTCATGAGTCTTTGGCAGACCGTCCTTCATAATAGAGGCTGGAATGCCAACTATCTAAATAACCATGACCAGCCCAGATCGGTCAGCCGCTTTGGCAACGACGGGAAATACCGGGTGGAATCGGCTAAAATGCTGGCGACATTTATCCATACGCTTGAAGGCACGCCGTATATTTACCAGGGTGAAGAAATCGGCATGACCAATGCTGATTTTACTTCCATTGAGGACTATAGGGATGTCGAAACCCTCAATTTCTATCAGGAAAGAATGCTGGAGGGCATGCCTGAAGAAGAGCTGCTGCAGAAGATCAAACGAAAGAGCCGCGATAACGCAAGAACGCCGATGCAGTGGGATGACAGCGAACATGGCGGATTTACGACCGGCACACCTTGGATCAAGGTGAATGGCAATTATAAGGATATCAATGTAGCCAAGGCCGTTAAAGATCCGGATTCGATCTATCATTACTACCGCAAGCTGATTGCCCTGCGTAAAGAACATAAAGTGATTGTTTATGGCGAATACAAGCTTTTGCTGCCGCTGCATCCGGAAATTTACGCTTACACCCGGACGCTTGAGGAGGATGGACTACTCGTGCTGCTGAACTTCTTTGACGAGGAGCCTGTCTGTGAACTGCCGGACGATATTCGGGGCAAGGAGCTGGAGCTGCTAATTTCCAATTACCAGCCGCAGCCGGGTGAGTCTATCGACAAGCTGAAGCTCCGTCCCTATGAGGCCCGAGTCTATAAGTTTAAAGTATGAGGATAGAAATGAATGCCGGATACAGGAGTGAGGAGAGACATGATTTATGATTGTTTGATCATAGGGGGAGGTATGGCAGGGCTGCAGGCGGCTATTCAGCTGGGCCGCTATTCTGTCCACCGCATCCTTGTGGTTGATGCCGGAACAGGCCGTTCAACGTTATGCCGGGAATACCATAATCTGCTCGGCTTCCCGGAAGGAATCTCCGGGGAGGAGCTGCGGAGCAGGGGCAGACGGCAGGCCGAGTCTTTCGGGGTTGAATTTACGGAGGACCGGATTGTGCAGGCCGAGAAGGCCAATGAGGGCTTCCGATTCACCGGAGCTTCAGGCAGCCGTTATGAATGCCGTACTGTACTGCTGGCCACCGGGCTGTCGGACCGTTATCCGGACATCCCGGGGCTGGAGCCAACCTTCGGGCGCAGCGTGTATGTATGCCCGGATTGTGACGGCTATGAAATTCAGGACCGGAACACGCTGGTTATCGGATCGGGCAATCCTGGCGCCAACATGGCGCTGCTCATGGCTGAACGGGCCAGAAGCCTGATCTACATTAATCATGAGAAAGCCCATGTGGATGAAGAGAAACACCGTCTGATGCATCAAGCCGGTATTCGTTACATGGAGCAGGAAGTGACAGAGATTATTCATGAAAATGACGGATACATCCAGGGCGCCATGCTGGAAGATGGCTCCTTGGTGGAAGCCGAGCGGGGGTTCATCGCTTTTGGCGGCAACCATGTCCATTCGGAGCTGGCAGAGCAGCTTGGGGTAGAACTCCATCACAATCGTCATGTGGAGGCTAATCCCCGTTCCAAAATGACGAATGTGGAGCACGTCTGGACCGCCGGCGATCTGGGGGTACACTCCGAGCTCGTTACGGCTGCCATGGGAGACGGGGCGATTGCCGCGGTTTGGATCAACAAAACGCTGCGCAAGCTGGAGCACGGATAAGCAGGCAGCTAAAGAACAGGTGCAGTACCAAATAAGTATCAAACAAAAAGCCGGAAGCCGCAAAAAAATGCGGCCCGGCTATTGTTTGATTGCTTATCAGCCTCAGATTCGCTATCAGGTTCTGCGGTTCTCTACACTCTTCATCCGGTTCTGATCATCATCCTGACGGTCGGTGCTGAACTCTTGTCCGGCCTCCACTTCGCCGCCTTCTGAAACGGACCTGGCGAAATTGGCAAATTCTTGTTTCTGCTGATTTAATTCCTGCTTGTGCTTGAGCAACTCATTTGGATCTTGAGTAGTCATTTGGAACTCCTCCTTTGAAGTTTCGGTGCACATTTATTATTACCCGGGGGAGGACGGGACAAACTTTTTGCGGGTGAAGAATGCCGTTTTGCTGAATGTCGTTTTATGGTATATTGATGATATTTATAGCAGTGCAGCAGCGGTCGGGAGGCATCGTGCCTTCCTTGCGGGATGAAGCGGAGGAGAAACAGCATGTCAGATCTTATTTATGAAATCAAAGACGCCGAGCTCGGCGACTTGGGAAGAATTGTCGAGATTTACAATTCCACGATTGCGGGGCGTCAGGTCACAGCTGATCTGGAGATGATCACGACGGAAAGCCGGATTTCCTGGTTCGAGCAGCACAGTCCGGAACTCCGTCCTTTATGGGTACTTACAATTGACGGACAAATCGCGGCGTGGCTCAGCTTCCAGTCTTTCTATGGAAGACCGGCTTATCTGGGCACGGCGGAGATCAGCATTTATATTGCTGAAGAATACCGTTCAAAGGGACTTGGCAGTATTCTTGTACGTCATGCAATCAACAAATGTCCGGAGATCGGCGTACATACCCTGCTCGGCTTCGTGTTCGGCCATAACGAGCCAAGTCTGCGGCTGCTTCGCAAGTTCGGCTTCGAAACCTGGGGCCATTTGCCAAAGGTGGCGAACATGGACGGGATTGAAAGAGATTTGATCATCGTCGGGCTGCGGGTAGTGGAATAGAAAAAGAAAACCGTCCGGAGTCATCCGGACGGTTATTCTTTTACACGGCAGGATCTGCCGTCTCCAAGCTTTTTCTTCTTCGGTACAGAAGAATCAGCAGGGCTGAGCCTGCAAAAGCGGCGCTTACCAGCCAGAGCGGGATGCGCGGGTCGATTGTGTAAGCCCAACCTCCAATAATGCCGGCCGGCGAGGTGAGCAGCAAAATAAACACAGAGAGCATCGAGAACATTTTGGCTCTCTTTTCATCATCAATTGCATTCTGGACGGCCGCTTCCAGATAAGGCGAGCTGATCATAAGTCCCACTGCCGAAAGCACCGTACTGGCTCCCACCCAGACCAAATTGCCGGTTGGATAAAGCACCAGCATCACATTGGATACCACGGACAACCAGAAGCCTGCGGTCATGGCCCGAGTCTCTGCGGAGGATGAAATCTTCGGCATGATCAGCCATAAGGCCAGCAGCATTATCGCCGAGGACACAGCCGGAAACAATGAAATCATTCCGCTTCCCATATGTAAATAATCTGCGAGATATAAGGACAGATAGGTCGTTTTCAGCGTGGCCTGAAAGTTAAACAGGATGTACACCCCAAAGATCAGCAGCAGGCTTCTGCTGCGCAGCATTTCTCCGATCGAGCCCCAGTAATCCGCCAAAATTTCTTTGAACCCGAGCTCCCGGGTTTCCTTCATCTTCCGAAGACCGATTTCCGTTTCCCGCGTCGTCAAATGGCGGCCGATAAATTGGATCGTCATCATGACGCAGGCTAGCACATACATGATCCGTACGCCGCTCACCAGTCCGTAGTGGGCGACGAGCAGTCCGCCCAGCGGGGCAAACAATCCTCCGATCACGCCGATGATTTGCAGCAGCGTAAAGACGTAAGTTCGCTCGGACGGCTTGGAGTCTTCAACGATCAGGCAATAGAATGCGGTGTTCGGCACTCGCTGAAATCCGTTAAGAAGAGCGGCGGCCACAAACAGCCAGACGTTATGCGAGACGGCCCATAATAAAGTGGCCAGCGTCCAGCTGAGCAGATCGAAATACAAAATCGCCCGCTTCCTGCCCATTCGATCCGTTAAATATCCGCTGATCAAAGAGGAGAATACTTGTACCACCAGCCCGATACTCGTGATCCATCCGATGGCGGTTTCCGTTAACCCAAGCTCATACATATACAAGGTGGCATAGGTGGTAAACATGCTGTAAGGAATCAGAAAAAGCGGCTCGAAAGCCAGAGATCCTCGGCTGTTCCCCTTAAGCCGGCTAAAAATTGGTCGCATTCGTTCAGGTCCCCCGGTCTACTAAAAGCTGAATTGGTCTATGCTGGCAAAACTATGTAAATGTTACTATAGTCTCTGCCGAAGCACAACCAGCATTTTTAGACATGTTTTCCCCAGACGATATGGGGGTTAACAGTCAATAAGCGGGTAATGTATAGAACATATGAGGAAACAGGAACCAGAAACAGGGAACCAGGAAACAGAAGATGGTCAGACGGGAGGTGTTTCTCCGGGCCTGAGCAGGAACCGTTTTTTAAGGCCTGGGAGGAGTTTAAATGGACATTGTTAAACTGATTGTGGTTATTTTGCTGATTTTATGTACGGCCTTTTTTGTGGCATCCGAATATTCGGTAATCCGGGTGCGTATATCCCGGATCGACCAGCTGGCAGCGGCGGGAAACAAGAAGGCGGCGGCCGTGCAGAGCATTCTGAGCAAACTGGACGAATACCTGTCGGCCTGCCAGCTCGGCAATACGTTGACAGCGCTGGCTTTAGGTTGGCTTGGGGAGTCAACCATTGAGCATTTGCTTGCTCCGGTATTCGAGCTGCTGCACGTGCCGGCTTCGATCGAATCCGTGATTTCCTTTCTGATTGCGTTCATGCTGCTGACGTTCTTTGAAGTCGTGGTCGGCGAGCTTGTGCCGAAATCGTTTGCGATTCAGATGGCGGAGCCGATGGCGATGTTTTTCAGCCGGCCGCTTATTGTTTTTTATAGATTGACTTATCCGATCAACTGGTTTCTGAGCCGTTCTTCCCGCCTGATCACCGGATGGTTTGGCGTGAAGCCGGCCGGACAGCATGAAACGGTGCAGACGGAAGCGGAGCTGCGGCTGGCCTTGTCCGAGGGCTACAAAAGCGGTCAGATCAATCCCTTTGAATACCGTTATCTGAACAATATATTTGAGCTGGACAAATTGGCCGTGCAGGGCATTATGGTTCCGAGAACAGAGATCAAGTCGGTTCCTCGGGATACGCGGCTGGCGGATTTTCTGAAAAATGAGGAAAGCTCCCGTTTTGCCTATTATCCGGTTACGCTCGACCATGACAAGGATCGGATTGTAGGGATCGTGGATACACGCGAGCTGCTCGGAAGTTTTATCCGCAGGAAGTCGGACGGTTCAGAGATGGTCGGCCAATTCACGAAACCTGTCATTCACGTGATCGACACGATCAGAGCCCAGAATTTGCTGCTGAAGATGCAGAAAGAAGGCATCAAGATGGCGGTGCTGCAGGATGAATTCGGCGGTACGACGGGTATCGTGACCATTGAGGATATCATCGAAAGCATTATCGGCGAGATCGGGGACGAGCCTTATTCGGCCGATCAGGCAGATGAGATCATCGAGCTTGAAGAGGGCTTATACCGGATCCATCCCAAAACCCCGCTGCATGAAATCAATAACCGGCTGCATGCCGGGCTTGAACCCGGTGAAGCGCACACGCTCGGCGGATGGATGCTGACCCGGAAATACGATATTGTAACCGGGGGCAGTCTTCGTTCCCGCAATTACTTGTTTACCGTTAAGGAGATGGAACGCGGACAACTGAAGTGGATTGAAGCACGCCGATTGTCCCGCGAGGAACAGGACGCGATGAAACAGACTGGAATGAAACAAAGCGGGCCGGAAGGAACCGAACACTAGAATAGAGGCATCCACCGTGAAAAATAAAATCTGCCCCCGTGGCTTCGGGTGAAACCGGAAGCAGGGGGCTTTTCAGGTTCGACGCTACAGCGGTTTTATTTGTTGCCGTTTTGATCCTGCTCAAAGGCAGCAACGGAATCAGCATTCGGATATACGTAAGGAACCGAAGGCTGCGCGGTGGCGTTTATTTGCGCGGCATCAATTTTTAATACCTGCTGGCCGCCGACCGTCTCGACATTGATTTTTCCGGTCACCTTTACCCAGGTGTCCTTGTTGAACGAAACAGCATTCTGCGGGGACTTGACCAGAACGCCAAAAGGAAGAGCGTCGGCCGTGCAGCATAAAACGAGGAACCGTCCAACGGCAAATTCTCCGGCTGGCTGCTCGAGTGCAGTGTCTTTATACACAAAGCCGGTCAGTGAAATGGATTTGCCGATAAAATCCTCTTTATACAGTTCTATCGCTCCAATGGTTTCCGAATAGATATCCGGTGTCACGTTGATGATCGGCTTTGCATAAAGAAGAGTCGCAAGCCAGGCGAATTCTTCGTTATATTCATCGGGCGCCGTAAAGACCTTCGCAGGTCTGACCGCCTGATTTGAAGATCCAGCCCCGGCTCCGGACCCCGCCCCGGACCCCGCCTCTTGCGGCGCTTCTTCTGCCGCCGGCCTTAGTGCGGCTTTCTCTTTGCTGACATGCTCCTCCTGAAGCGGGGAGGTCAGCGAGAAGCCTTTGGTAGACGCAGCCGCGCTGCCAAGGGCACGGTTGGGCATCAAGGCGCCGAAAGCGACCGGCAGCAGGAACAACACATAAATGGTCATTCTTTTGAACAACGATTTGGGCACCTCATGGCTGCAGCCGCAGACCGGATCGTCATCCGGAGCAATGGCCCGGTAGGCCGTAAATACTGCCATAAGCCCGAGCAGAATCGGGCAGAGCAGCATCCATTTTTCCATCCGGGGGGCCAGATAGTAATGCAGAGCATTGGTTTTGACCAGGCTGCCGATATAGAGAGCTAAAGCGAACATAAGGGCCGCCTGCAATCCATAATGCAGCCTGGACGAAGGGGAAATGTTCATAACAAACCTCCTTCCGGCATAAATGAATTAAGAAATCAGGAACCGGTCCGTAAGCAGACAGCCGGCCAGCACCAGGGGAGGAACGATCAGCATCAGACCGATAACAAATTTGGTTTTAAAGGCGGACAGCAGCATCAGCATGTTCTTGAAATCCAGCATAGGTCCCAGCACCAGGAAGGACAGCAGGGCGCCATGTGAGAATGTATGCATAAAGGTAGAGGCTACAAAGGCATCCGAGGTGGAGCAAAGCGATAAGATAAAACCCAGGCCCATCATAAAGGCATAGGAAGCCGCAGGTCCGCTGCTGTAAGCGGCCAGTGCATCGCGGGAGACGAAGGTTTGCAGGGCGGCCGTGATCAGGCAGCCGATAATAAGGTATTTGCCCGCATCAAGAAAATCATCCGAAGCATGCTGGAACAAAGCGGCAATCCGGGTCTTGAGCGAGTGGCCGCCGCCGAACCATTTCACTTCGATATGTTCATGTCCGGAGCTGTCAGCAAGCGTGTGACGAAGCGGGTTTCTCCGCACTGTCAGGTACAGGATGAAGCCGGCCGCCGCCGAAACGAACAGGGCAATGCCAAGCCGGGCGTAGACCATTTCCGGATGCCCCTGAAATGCAAGGGCAGTTGCGCCAAATACGATCGGATTCACGATCGGCCCGGACAGCAGAAAGACGGTGGCCACATAAGCCGGCATGCCTTTTTGCACAAGCCTTCTTACAAGTGGAATCATACCGCATTCACAAACGGGGAACAGCGCCCCAAGCAGACAGGCCATAGCAATACCTGCTACGGGGTTTTTCGGCCATTTGCGTGCCAGGAAATCCTCAGGCATGATAAGATGAATCATAGAAGAAACGAGTGCTCCAAAAAGGATAAAGGGCACCGCTTCGAGAAATATACCGAGGAAATGATTTTTAAAAGTGGCCAAACCGGCGCTTCCAGCCAAGGCGCTCAATTTGGGCGCCATGACAACCAGGCAGGCCAAGAACAAAGAGAAAGGGAGGATCAGGGAAACCCGTTTCAAAACCGCAGCAGCATTCATTATTCACACTCCGATTACGCTTTTAGAAGTTCTTGTCCTCTATCTATTGTATTTGCGCATCAAGCCGAATATGACTTTCCATTCTAGCATTCTCTTTTTTGGACCAGCCGATTTTGCCTCTCGATTTGTTAGTCAGCGATTAACGAAACTTCACACAGGTTAAACATGAGTATCGACCATTCCGAACATAAGGCTCTCCAGTAATGTAGAAGAGGGTATCCTTGACAACCAAACAAACCGGCAAATTTGCGGTTTCCATCCATGGAAGAATTCCGAATGTATGAAGAAACTGGAGGAGGCAGACAGGATGAAAAAAGAAGTCGTAGCCATGCTGTTAGCCGGCGGACAGGGGAAACGCCTGAAGGGGCTGACTAAATCCCTCGCCAAGCCGGCTGTTTATTTTGGCGGCACATACCGGATCATAGATTTCCCGCTCAGCAACTGTACCCACTCAGGCATCGACACCGTTGGTGTTCTGACTCAATATGAGCCGCTTGTCCTGCACTCCTATATTGGGGTAGGCAGCGACTGGGACCTGGATCGAAGAGGCGGTGGTGTATACGTTTTGCCTCCACATGAAAGGGAGAACGGCAGCAGCTGGTATCAGGGAACGGCAGACGCCATTTATCGGAATATGAATTTTATCGAGCAGTTTGACCCTGAACATGTGCTTGTCCTGTCCGGCGACCATATCTATAAAATGGATTACAATGAAATGCTGCATTTTCACAAAGAGAAAGACTCGGACTGCACGATTTCCGTTATTGATGTAACCGTCCAGGAAGCGACGCGGTTTGGCATTTTGAATACGAACGATGATTTAAGCATCTATGAGTTTGAAGAGAAACCAAGTGCGCCCAAAAGCACGCTGGCGTCTATGGGCATCTATTTGTTCAAGTGGGAGGTGCTGAAGCGTTTCCTGATCGAAGACAAAAAGACGGAGACGTCCTCGTATGATTTCGGGAAGGACATTATTCCGCTCCTGCTGGCAAACAACA
Encoded proteins:
- a CDS encoding sensor histidine kinase is translated as MKLFVRSLQFRISWIYILISILGIGVTGAVLYAGISRVVLQESVDSSQMAISKGGTYIVMYLDRLEVLAKTLADSPQTKRTLASKDKTGEHDVLTSIENVRETDPFIKSVIVIGKDGYVLSNEKSLNMTRSSNMMKEPWYAAAVQSRVPALTSARMQNFSMNKTDWVISMSQEIRDDSGRNLGVVLLDVEYKGFEDYLNKLNLGSEGYVYILNDQNEVVYNKDVSYYTDPAKRQQLIALKEGPQGYDKEQNRLVYQTRLEGTDWTLVGVSSLDGLRQVRIQLQRTFLTVAAALLVLILLTSPWIAKGITRPVRRLESAMQQVQGGLLTISVPETGVTEVQGLARHFNVMVQEIRQLLKDKEAKEQALRLHELSVLHSQINPHFLYNTLDTIVWMAEFQDTDRVIATTKALAEFFQLSLSGGSEFTTIEKELAHVSQYLFIQKERYGDKLSYDISSDSSVKEITIPKIILQPLAENALYHGIREMSGPGKIEIRCGKTEDGRIEFIVKDDGAGFDPARLGQISGSSRLGGVGIRNVDERLKLYYGPHYGIELHSSSGKGTEVIISIPDPQNTKGEQEK
- a CDS encoding glycoside hydrolase family 13 protein, coding for MHLAFRGWKEAEDLKERWWKESVVYQIYPVSFRDTNGDGIGDLRGITSKLDYLKDLGVDVIWVCPIYKSPNHDNGYDISDYCDIMKEFGTMEDFDRMLREIHARGMKLMMDLVLNHTSDEHPWFLESALSKDNPKRDYYIWRKGKNDGPPNNWESYFSGSVWEYDAKTDEYYLHLYSKHQPDLNWENETVIDELHNMVHWWLKKGVDGFRFDAIAHIVKAQGFPDASNPYNTKTVRAYELFSNLEKVHTLLQNLNDKVLYFYDIMTVGETSGLGPEQALDYVGDTRRELNMVFQFEHMFLDAMSAGSGKWDYKPWNLLDLKKVMSLWQTVLHNRGWNANYLNNHDQPRSVSRFGNDGKYRVESAKMLATFIHTLEGTPYIYQGEEIGMTNADFTSIEDYRDVETLNFYQERMLEGMPEEELLQKIKRKSRDNARTPMQWDDSEHGGFTTGTPWIKVNGNYKDINVAKAVKDPDSIYHYYRKLIALRKEHKVIVYGEYKLLLPLHPEIYAYTRTLEEDGLLVLLNFFDEEPVCELPDDIRGKELELLISNYQPQPGESIDKLKLRPYEARVYKFKV
- a CDS encoding methyl-accepting chemotaxis protein; this translates as MFIVMVTVLSTAVHRQDRSLIMDESLERAETVIRTLDALISDSSQSAMLQPYILEQLRMQPDIESMLIYEASEDGKVIAAKEQSMLGTPIPPEVLNAAKADEQIQNFKSKELELIAPIHIGETSAYVIQVLFSLEKEFKSANDLLADTILIGVVVLVIFGILLFFLVKWLVSKPIRQVMGVAHEISEGNLLADIPANHRKDEIGMLFQSFTKMTDSLRYLIGNVRFGTAQVSLAVNRLVESAETTETAALEISTNVKELSAGSDMQLGLAQDNAEAMEEMASGVLRIADSSLRVADTSQETSQLANKGDESLQQNVEQMKRIEQTVQMLNNALHSLTGKTEKIEEMVKLINEISAQTNLLALNAAIEAARAGDAGRGFGVVADEIRKLAEQTENSTHEISELVQSIRDDSVSSLTSMEAVNSEVVDGIRQTEEAGVIFKHILGKIEEVTAHIQEVSSASQQISAGTEETAAAISETSRIARAASEKAHVSSDNVTEQLNQINEIKKLSDQVKLLMSNLRETESAFKI
- a CDS encoding response regulator transcription factor — protein: MYKLLIVEDEELIRSGIKRFVPFEELNIAEIYEAENGEEGLVIFQEHKPDLVLLDINMPRMNGLDFAAKIKEWKPGVKIAIITGYDYYDYAVAALKLGVDDYVLKPVSRGDVFEVLGKLVQKFKDEVQQAEVLALLKELQSNGGQQEEAEPAGEKKLIAQAIGEHLANPEFSLTMLSEQIGYSPGYMSTLFKRLYNVSFQDYIAHERLERAKLQLLTSNKKIYEISEEVGFDNPNYFSSSFKKKFGMSPLQYRERIKEG